The Andrena cerasifolii isolate SP2316 chromosome 15, iyAndCera1_principal, whole genome shotgun sequence genome includes a window with the following:
- the LOC143377216 gene encoding mitochondrial 2-oxodicarboxylate carrier isoform X2: MAYKETMQHKPSFVKEAVIQIGSGGCAGFVEACIMHPMDLIKTRFQLQVKSAQNDTLYYTGIRDCMRKMYRSEGLAAFWKGILPPIIMETPKRAVKANYCAGFLTGVTEGILVNPFEVVKVQMQSNRKHITHSPSTFAVTRQILSQQGFGLNGINKGLSATVMRNGIFNTFYFGIYNSILPQLQKHNDHVPEFLLKFSIGFISGTVASCMNIPFDVAKSRIQGPQGEVQYKGTLRTISRVYQKEGFRALYKGLLPKVLRLGPGGAIMLIVYDHMKLYLTSRFGD, from the exons atgGCCTATAAAGAAACCATGCAGCACAAACCAAGCTTTGTAAAGGAGGCTGTAATTCAGATCGGCTCAGGAGGATGCGCGGGTTTTGTAGAGGCCTGCATAATGCATCCTATGGATCTTATTAAAACACGTTTTCAACTGCAGGTCAAAAGTGCACAGAATGATACTCTCTACTATACAG GAATTCGTGATTGCATGAGAAAAATGTACAGAAGCGAAGGTCTGGCAGCGTTTTGGAAAGGTATATTGCCCCCAATTATCATGGAAACTCCTAAAAGAGCTGTGAAA GCAAATTATTGTGCTGGCTTCTTAACTGGTGTAACAGAAGGGATCTTAGTAAATCCGTTCGAAGTAGTTAAAGTGCAAATGCAATCCAATCGTAAGCATATAACCCACAGTCCGTCTACTTTTGCCGTGACTCGGCAGATTCTTTCTCAACAAGGCTTTGGACTGAACGGTATCAATAAAGGTCTATCCGCGACAGTAATGAGAAATggtatttttaatactttttactTCGGCATTTATAACTCCATTCTTCCTCAACTGCAAAAGCACAATGATCATGTTCCAGAATTTCTTCTTAAG TTCTCCATAGGTTTTATATCAGGCACAGTGGCATCTTGTATGAATATACCTTTTGATGTTGCTAAAAGTCGCATTCAGGGGCCTCAGGGTGAAGTCCAATATAAAGGTACCCTACGCACTATTAGCCGAGTATATCAGAAAGAAGG ATTTAGAGCTTTGTACAAAGGGTTATTACCAAAAGTTTTGAGACTGGGACCAGGCGGTGCAATAATGCTCATTGTTTATGACCATATGAAATTATACCTCACATCGCGATTTGGTGATTAA
- the LOC143377216 gene encoding mitochondrial 2-oxodicarboxylate carrier isoform X1: MAYKETMQHKPSFVKEAVIQIGSGGCAGFVEACIMHPMDLIKTRFQLQVKSAQNDTLYYTGIRDCMRKMYRSEGLAAFWKGILPPIIMETPKRAVKFFSFEQYKKLFNSIAPVMPVANYCAGFLTGVTEGILVNPFEVVKVQMQSNRKHITHSPSTFAVTRQILSQQGFGLNGINKGLSATVMRNGIFNTFYFGIYNSILPQLQKHNDHVPEFLLKFSIGFISGTVASCMNIPFDVAKSRIQGPQGEVQYKGTLRTISRVYQKEGFRALYKGLLPKVLRLGPGGAIMLIVYDHMKLYLTSRFGD; the protein is encoded by the exons atgGCCTATAAAGAAACCATGCAGCACAAACCAAGCTTTGTAAAGGAGGCTGTAATTCAGATCGGCTCAGGAGGATGCGCGGGTTTTGTAGAGGCCTGCATAATGCATCCTATGGATCTTATTAAAACACGTTTTCAACTGCAGGTCAAAAGTGCACAGAATGATACTCTCTACTATACAG GAATTCGTGATTGCATGAGAAAAATGTACAGAAGCGAAGGTCTGGCAGCGTTTTGGAAAGGTATATTGCCCCCAATTATCATGGAAACTCCTAAAAGAGCTGTGAAA tttttctccTTCGAGCAgtataaaaagttatttaacaGTATTGCACCAGTTATGCCAGTG GCAAATTATTGTGCTGGCTTCTTAACTGGTGTAACAGAAGGGATCTTAGTAAATCCGTTCGAAGTAGTTAAAGTGCAAATGCAATCCAATCGTAAGCATATAACCCACAGTCCGTCTACTTTTGCCGTGACTCGGCAGATTCTTTCTCAACAAGGCTTTGGACTGAACGGTATCAATAAAGGTCTATCCGCGACAGTAATGAGAAATggtatttttaatactttttactTCGGCATTTATAACTCCATTCTTCCTCAACTGCAAAAGCACAATGATCATGTTCCAGAATTTCTTCTTAAG TTCTCCATAGGTTTTATATCAGGCACAGTGGCATCTTGTATGAATATACCTTTTGATGTTGCTAAAAGTCGCATTCAGGGGCCTCAGGGTGAAGTCCAATATAAAGGTACCCTACGCACTATTAGCCGAGTATATCAGAAAGAAGG ATTTAGAGCTTTGTACAAAGGGTTATTACCAAAAGTTTTGAGACTGGGACCAGGCGGTGCAATAATGCTCATTGTTTATGACCATATGAAATTATACCTCACATCGCGATTTGGTGATTAA
- the LOC143377228 gene encoding uncharacterized protein LOC143377228 isoform X1 encodes MPPKKKQGRGKKIKEKGKTEEKDEKEDSYFQEIIDVDENVTKDFEFLLNAPISEDDHFVFEAEKSWSVDNSKYTEYFTLDLKVLSAAIESIPFNENVNIDTKYFTNDQLTNIYNKAERGKEKYNQILSSSETEVVSDVKNVEETQHSVEDTADDLDFLLSLQEPVNEPLMIVKSLPASSSTASFTGINITKSSTSKKPMDLEKWLDSVLDDDM; translated from the exons atgccTCCGAAGAAAAAACAAGGAAG aggtaaaaagataaaagaaaaggGGAAAACAGAGGAAAAGGATGAGAAAGAAGACTCATACTTTCAAGAAATTATAGACGTAGATGAGAATGTTACGaaggattttgaatttttgttaaatGCTCCCATCTCCGAGGACGATCACTTTGTTTTTGAGGCAGAAAAAAGTTGGAGTGTTGACAATTCAAAATACACAGAGTATTTTACACTCGATTTGAAAGTGTTGTCTGCAGCGATAGAATCAATTCCATTTAACGAGAATGTTAATATTGACACTAAATATTTTACT aATGACCAACTGAcaaacatttacaacaaagcaGAACGGGGTAAAGAGAAATATAACCAAATTTTAAGCAGTTCCGAAACAGAAGTTGTTAGCgatgtaaaaaatgtagaagaaacTCAGCATTCGGTCGAAGATACGGCTGATGATTTAGATTTCTTGTTATCACTCCAAGAACCTGTGAATGAACCTTTAATGATTGTCAAATCCTTACCTGCATCTTCCAGTACTG CGTCTTTTACAggcataaatataactaaatcTAGCACATCGAAGAAACCAATGGATCTGGAGAAGTGGTTGGATTCCGTATTAGACGATGACATGTGA
- the LOC143377228 gene encoding uncharacterized protein LOC143377228 isoform X2 — MPPKKKQGRGKKIKEKGKTEEKDEKEDSYFQEIIDVDENVTKDFEFLLNAPISEDDHFVFEAEKSWSVDNSKYTEYFTLDLKVLSAAIESIPFNENVNIDTKYFTNDQLTNIYNKAERGKEKYNQILSSSETEVVSDVKNVEETQHSVEDTADDLDFLLSLQEPVNEPLMIVKSLPASSSTGINITKSSTSKKPMDLEKWLDSVLDDDM; from the exons atgccTCCGAAGAAAAAACAAGGAAG aggtaaaaagataaaagaaaaggGGAAAACAGAGGAAAAGGATGAGAAAGAAGACTCATACTTTCAAGAAATTATAGACGTAGATGAGAATGTTACGaaggattttgaatttttgttaaatGCTCCCATCTCCGAGGACGATCACTTTGTTTTTGAGGCAGAAAAAAGTTGGAGTGTTGACAATTCAAAATACACAGAGTATTTTACACTCGATTTGAAAGTGTTGTCTGCAGCGATAGAATCAATTCCATTTAACGAGAATGTTAATATTGACACTAAATATTTTACT aATGACCAACTGAcaaacatttacaacaaagcaGAACGGGGTAAAGAGAAATATAACCAAATTTTAAGCAGTTCCGAAACAGAAGTTGTTAGCgatgtaaaaaatgtagaagaaacTCAGCATTCGGTCGAAGATACGGCTGATGATTTAGATTTCTTGTTATCACTCCAAGAACCTGTGAATGAACCTTTAATGATTGTCAAATCCTTACCTGCATCTTCCAGTACTG gcataaatataactaaatcTAGCACATCGAAGAAACCAATGGATCTGGAGAAGTGGTTGGATTCCGTATTAGACGATGACATGTGA